Proteins co-encoded in one Edaphobacter bradus genomic window:
- a CDS encoding recombinase family protein: MKTAALYMRVSSVDQHPETQLYDLRALAQQRGFRIVAEYTDKISGTRTRRPGLDDLLRDARRGRFQVVLVWASDRIARSVRHFLEVLDELNHLGIEFVSFRENLDTGGPLGRAVVIIIGAIAELERNLIIERVRAGMRRARLEGRHIGRRPLDIDRAAVLRDRARGQSLTQIAKSFQISRATVSRLIKQGQEQTL, translated from the coding sequence ATGAAGACGGCGGCTCTTTATATGCGCGTATCCAGTGTCGATCAGCACCCCGAGACACAGCTCTACGATCTCCGGGCCCTGGCGCAGCAACGGGGTTTTCGCATCGTCGCTGAGTACACCGACAAGATCTCGGGGACCAGGACCCGCCGACCCGGCCTCGATGATCTGTTGCGGGATGCCCGGCGCGGCCGCTTCCAGGTAGTTCTGGTCTGGGCCTCCGATCGGATCGCCCGGTCGGTCCGGCACTTCCTCGAGGTGCTGGACGAGCTCAACCATCTCGGCATCGAGTTCGTCAGCTTCCGCGAGAACCTTGATACCGGCGGCCCGCTGGGACGGGCCGTCGTCATCATCATCGGTGCGATCGCTGAACTGGAGCGGAACCTGATCATCGAACGGGTCCGCGCAGGGATGCGCCGAGCCCGCCTTGAAGGAAGGCACATCGGGCGCAGGCCGCTCGACATCGATCGTGCTGCTGTTCTCCGAGATCGTGCCCGGGGGCAGAGCCTCACCCAGATCGCCAAGTCCTTCCAGATCTCACGAGCTACGGTCAGCCGGCTCATAAAGCAAGGCCAGGAACAAACTCTATAA